From the Plectropomus leopardus isolate mb unplaced genomic scaffold, YSFRI_Pleo_2.0 unplaced_scaffold30445, whole genome shotgun sequence genome, one window contains:
- the LOC121938613 gene encoding neuferricin-like, with product MLGYVLAACVALAAFVIPRDWSETLGLGSDPEQPSAAARLLSSRELSEYDGAEGSPGLYLAILGQVFDVHEGRKHYGPGGAYHGMA from the coding sequence TTTTGGCGGCGTGTGTGGCGCTGGCGGCGTTCGTCATTCCTCGGGACTGGTCGGAAACACTCGGACTGGGCTCAGACCCTGAGCAGCCGTCTGCAGCCGCGCGGCTGCTGAGCAGCAGGGAGTTATCGGAGTATGACGGAGCGGAGGGCAGCCCGGGCCTCTACCTGGCCATCCTGGGACAGGTGTTCGATGTGCACGAGGGACGCAAACACTACGGACCCGGAGGAGCTTATCACG